The DNA segment GATAGAATGGAATATATTAAAAACCAAATCACACAAAATGAAATTGATAAAAAACATGAGATTGTCTATGTTAAAGAAACTTCATCAGTTTTAGAAAACCTTTCATGCTTTGACTTTCATTTATCAACCATGGGCAGAGGCATTGATCTGGAACCGGAGTTTTTCATAACTGCAGGGGCAGCCGGATATTTTGCATCTAATATTTTATAAGATATAAAAGGCGGGCGGTCAATGACCGCCCCTACAGTTGCATTCCTGTATTGTTGGGAGTTTATTGATATTTTTTATTGGTTTCATATATTATAATTAATTCTACTGTAGAAAGTCAGTTTTGACGTAAAAATATCTATTTAATATTTAATGTTTTTGTTGTAAAAGGCGGGCGGTCGATGACCGCCCCTACTGGTTGATAATTAAATTGAAAAATTAAGGTTTTTGAATCGGAATTACGATTTCTGTCCCGTTGAGCAGTTTGATATTTAGGAATATATTTCTGTTCCTTCGGTTTTAATGAGTTCTTTAAATTCTTTTAAGATTTTATTGGTGATTGGCCCGGGTTTGCCATCTGCGATTTGTCGTCCGTCTACTTTTACTACTGGAACAGCTTCGGCAGCTGTACCTGATAAAAAGCATTCATCGGCAGTGAAGACTTCATATCTGGTAAATACTTTTTCTTCCACTTTTATCCCTATTTTTTCCGCTAATTCCATAATAGCATTTCTCGTTATTCCAACCAAAATACCGACATAAGGTGGTGGAGTTATTAGCACACCGTCTTTTACAATAAAGATATTATCGCCTGTGCACTCTGCTACATAGTCTTCATTGTTCAACAACATAGCTTCAGGAGCTCCGGCTAAATTTGCCTCTAGTTTTGCCATTATATTATTCAGATAGTTTAGTGATTTCATTTGAGGATTTACACCTTCTGGTCTATTCCTTCGAGTAGCCGCTGTAATTATTTCCATCCCTTTATTGTAAAGCTCTTCAGGATAGAGCACTATCTTATCCGTAATACATATAATTGTCGGAGTTTTGCACTTTCTTGGGTCAAGGCCTAAATCGCCGGCTCCGCGGGATATTACCAGCCTTATATATGCGTCTTTCAGCTCATTTCTACGAAGAGTTTCTAAAACAACTTCAGCCATCTCTTCTTTTTTTAAAGGAATATCAATCATTATTCCTCTTGCACCGTTGTACAACCTATCTATATGCTCATTAAGTCTAAAGACCTTACCACCGTATGCCCTTATACCTTCAAAAACTCCATCACCGTATAAGAACCCATGGTCGAATACAGAAATTTTGGCTTCTTCCTTTGGAAAGTACTGACCGTTTACATAAACTTGAATACTCATGTAAAGCTTCCTCCTTCATAATTATATAGTTGATGTTTGCTCATAAGAAAAATATGGCAAAATGTTTTATACTCATATATCAGGTTATACTTAAGAAAATTAATCAAAACCCAGCATTTCATTTATGGCCTTACCTGCTGGAACCATCGGCATAACATTTTCCTTGGGATCTATTCTGACATCTATTACAGCAGGTTCTTGGATTTTTGCGGCTTGTTTTATTATCTTCGGTAAGTCGCTTTTTTCAGTAACCTCATAACCTCTTACGCCACAAGCTTCGGCTAATTTCACATAATTAACGTTGGCACCGTCTAAATGCACATGGGAATATCTTTCATCGAAGAACAGTTCTTGCCACTGCCTAACCATTCCAAGACTGCGATTGTTGAATATCACCGTTATAACCGGAATGTTGTATCTGGCAGCAGTTATCAATTCATGACAGTTCATTTCAAAGCTACCATCACCTGCAATATTAAACACAACTTTATCCGGTCTTCCAAGTTTAGCTCCGAGAGCTGCCGGCAGGCCAAAGCCCATGGTACCCAATCCGCCAGAAGATACGAAACTTCTCGGTTCCTTAAATTTGTAAAATTGTGCTGCCCACATCTGATGTTGGCCTACTTCAGTTACAATAATAGCTTCTCCTTTGGTTTGCCGGCAAATTTCTTCTACTACATACTGAGGTTTTAAGCCTTT comes from the Tepidanaerobacter acetatoxydans Re1 genome and includes:
- the ilvE gene encoding branched-chain-amino-acid transaminase, whose protein sequence is MSIQVYVNGQYFPKEEAKISVFDHGFLYGDGVFEGIRAYGGKVFRLNEHIDRLYNGARGIMIDIPLKKEEMAEVVLETLRRNELKDAYIRLVISRGAGDLGLDPRKCKTPTIICITDKIVLYPEELYNKGMEIITAATRRNRPEGVNPQMKSLNYLNNIMAKLEANLAGAPEAMLLNNEDYVAECTGDNIFIVKDGVLITPPPYVGILVGITRNAIMELAEKIGIKVEEKVFTRYEVFTADECFLSGTAAEAVPVVKVDGRQIADGKPGPITNKILKEFKELIKTEGTEIYS